Genomic segment of Amphibacillus xylanus NBRC 15112:
CCAATCATTTTCATAAATTGATTGACTAGCAGAATAATAGATCTTTTGATTAGGTGGAAATAAAATTGCAGAATAAGCGGGATACTCCTCTAACTGACCGTCGACATAGAAATATGCCGGCGTATGCGTGAGTAAAAATAACCAACAATCGTGTCCATTCGGTAAATCAAAAACAAAATTAGCTCCATGTTTGATGTCATATCCAATATAACGGATCAAATTCATGGCACACCTCACTTATGTATCATAATAGAAAAAATCAATTCTATTATAATTTATGCACAAACATTACTCAAGGAAAGAAGGTATATTCATGTACACATTATTAAACTATCAAAGAGTAGAAAAGCATACCGATTTATATAGTGAAAAGCTCGCTAAAAGTATGCACTTAGCACTAAAGAAAGATGATGAACCATTTCAAGCACTAAACTCAAACTTTGGGATCCTATTCGCCAAAGCCTATGAGGATGAAAATGAAGTTCTACATTCAAAATCACTCATCAATTCTTGGTTATTCAAAGCGAGAAATGATGAATTCGCTGTTGTTGCAGTTCGAGTAAATCCAGATGGAACAGCTGATGAAATAAGTAAAGGGTGTATTTTAGTTTTTGAATCAAAAAATTTACTATCATACACTGAACTCCCATTACTTAAATTGTCTGATCAAACAATTGTAGACGTAACCGCTAGTTATGATCCATCAACAGATCACTACGTCATCAACTGGAAAGAAGAAAATGGTTCTTGTTACCAAGTGACAACTACTGATTTTAGATCAGCAATTGATCTTGATAGTAAAAAGGAAATCGAGCAACTACCATTAGAAAACTTTGATCAGTTTGAAACAGATATTGAAGGCGTTATTCCAAGAAATACGATTGAAATTTCTGATGAACTTGGAGATTACTTAATTAAAAAACTCGTCACACCACATAATATCGAAATTCAATTGCCTGAATCCATTGAAGTATCATCAATGGGAGAATTAGCTGCGATCAAAGCAACAGCCGTTTATAGTGATGGTACAACGAGCGAGAAAAAAATTGATTGGTATGCAGATCAAATCGATTTTTCCGTGCCTGGGGAATATGAAATAAAAGGAAAAGTACATCAAGATCATTTCCCATTCCCGATCGCTTGGAATCGAGCAGATCCATGTGTTGGTAAATGGAATGGCAAGTACTACTTTATTGCAACTAATGACGCTGACGGCAATAATAGTTTATATATTCGAGAAGCAGATACAATTCCTGGACTTGTGACAGCTCAAGAGGTATTAATTTTGGATACAAAACAATATCCACAATTTAAGTGCTTGTTATGGGCACCAGAGTTCCATATTTTAAATGATCGATTCTACATCTTCCACGCTGGATCACCTGGTCGATTTGAGGATCAGGCAGCACAAGTCATGAGATTAAAAGAAGGTGGCAACCCAATGATTCGAGAAGATTGGGAAATGCCGCGTATGGTCGTTAAAAAAGACGGTACACCATTAATTGAGAACGGAATCACACTCGATATGACTGTCATCCCTAATAAGGGACGCTATTTTGTTTCCTGGTCACATCGTCCACTCAAACCTTATGATTTAGGTGCATGGATTTGTATTGCTGAAGCTGATCCAAATGAACCTTGGAAGCTTATTTCAGATATCGTTACTATCGCTAAACCAGATTACGGTTGGGATAATAACCACACTCCTGTTGTTGAAGGACCTTACCCACTCATTCGTGATGGGAAGATTTTCTTAACTATTTCAGGGGCAGCAGTAGATAGCACATATGTTGTTGGACTACTTACAGCTGATATAGATTCTGACTTATTAGAGCCATCAAGCTGGGTTAAAACAAACTATCCATTACTAACCTTAAATGATGTTGAAGGTGAATATGGACCTGGACATAACGCTTATGTAACTGACGAGGACGGTAATGTTTGGAACACGTACCATGCTCGCCCAGGTATTAACGCTCCACGTAGTTCTGGTATCCGTCGAGTTCACTTTGACGTTGATGGCTATCCAATTCTTGCTCTAACTGAAGAAAAGGATTTAAATCCAGATTTAGCAATCGTCACAGCTAAGATTACAATAAAGTAAGATAAAAATTTCATTATGCATAAACAATAAAAACTCCTAGAGCAGTGTGTTTTTCAATCACTTGCTCTAGGAGTTTACTTGTATAAACTAATATTTCAATAATTATTTACTATGATTACAAACCTACTTTTATTAAGGCACATGTAATAAATCACTTGGCGTAACCATTCCTAATAGCTTTTGATTAGGCTTACCGTCTTCTGTAATTAATAACGCTGCAATACCTTGATGCTTTTTATACATTTTTAATAGTAATGACTCTGCTTGATAAATATCCATTGTACGTGGAATAAAATGATAATTAGGCTCTGATTCACGATCGTCAACCAATTGAATAATCGGGGTTTTTAAGATTTCATTAAAATTCCCATTTAGCTGACCTGCAAGCCAGTGCAATACCGTTTTATCTGTAATTAATCCGACAAACTGCTTACTACGATATACAGGAAATTGCGTAAACTTAGTCTCACGAATGACATTTAATACAGATTTTACAGTTAAATCTGCTTGAAGAACTTTTAATGTTTTTGCAAAAGTAGGAATAACTAGTTTTGGCGCGACCATCTCAGCTGCTATTTTTTCAATCGCCTCTACAACTTCAATATGCGGATCAGCAATCGTATAGTTAACTTCGGTACGCTCGTGGACGATGGCATTACGAAGCTCAGAATACTCCAATAAATCATTATGGTAGCGGTTGACAATTGCATCAGTTTTCCTCAAGCGTAATACAGCCCTAAAAAACGGAACATAGCTCGTATCATCAATTTGTTGATTAAAATACTTTTCTATTTTGTTAAATGCCACTATAAAACGCTCTGCTCTCTCCACGTACATCACCTCAGTTAGTTTGATCTCAGTATAACCGAATTGGTTTATATTCTGCAATTTTTCAGGATAAAATACTAGCTACCCATATTTAATATAAAGTCCTTAATATCTTGTTTGATAAGTTTTTTGCTGTGTTAAACTACTGACAATTGATTGTAACCATATTTTAACTTGACAGCCGTTATATAATATATTATGTACACATTTATATGGAATAGAGTAAAAATAATTTACAATTATATTAAAGGGGTAACCACATGTCTTATCTAGCTATACTTGCTGCGGGTGTGTTCTTTTTAATCGGAGCAATTATTAGCCTTTTTATGTTTTTTAAAGGGTTTGGAAAAAGCTATCTAGTTCTTACAATAGTTATGCTTATATTAGTATATTTTATTTTTGACCTTTCAGGATCAGCATTTAATTCACTATCCTAAAATTAATTGAATCAAAAACACAAAAAAGAAGCAAAATCAACAATAGGGTGATCTTGCTTCTTTTTTTATATTATAAAGTTAAAATTCGCTAGTTAAAGACCTACTTGATTTATATCCTTCCTTATTTGTTATAAAGAGATTAATTAATTGCTGTCTTTGTAAAATATTCAGATTTTAAGGGGAAAACCTTTGACATTGGGTTAATTTTATTATATAGTACGTAATGGCCGAACGATTTATGGCTAACATATAAAAATCATTCGTGTTTAGGAGTGTTATAAATGGATAATGTATTCGATTATGAAGATATTCAGTTAATTCCCGCAAAAAGTATAGTAACAAGTCGTTCAGAATGTGACACA
This window contains:
- a CDS encoding family 43 glycosylhydrolase, which produces MYTLLNYQRVEKHTDLYSEKLAKSMHLALKKDDEPFQALNSNFGILFAKAYEDENEVLHSKSLINSWLFKARNDEFAVVAVRVNPDGTADEISKGCILVFESKNLLSYTELPLLKLSDQTIVDVTASYDPSTDHYVINWKEENGSCYQVTTTDFRSAIDLDSKKEIEQLPLENFDQFETDIEGVIPRNTIEISDELGDYLIKKLVTPHNIEIQLPESIEVSSMGELAAIKATAVYSDGTTSEKKIDWYADQIDFSVPGEYEIKGKVHQDHFPFPIAWNRADPCVGKWNGKYYFIATNDADGNNSLYIREADTIPGLVTAQEVLILDTKQYPQFKCLLWAPEFHILNDRFYIFHAGSPGRFEDQAAQVMRLKEGGNPMIREDWEMPRMVVKKDGTPLIENGITLDMTVIPNKGRYFVSWSHRPLKPYDLGAWICIAEADPNEPWKLISDIVTIAKPDYGWDNNHTPVVEGPYPLIRDGKIFLTISGAAVDSTYVVGLLTADIDSDLLEPSSWVKTNYPLLTLNDVEGEYGPGHNAYVTDEDGNVWNTYHARPGINAPRSSGIRRVHFDVDGYPILALTEEKDLNPDLAIVTAKITIK
- a CDS encoding CBS domain-containing protein is translated as MYVERAERFIVAFNKIEKYFNQQIDDTSYVPFFRAVLRLRKTDAIVNRYHNDLLEYSELRNAIVHERTEVNYTIADPHIEVVEAIEKIAAEMVAPKLVIPTFAKTLKVLQADLTVKSVLNVIRETKFTQFPVYRSKQFVGLITDKTVLHWLAGQLNGNFNEILKTPIIQLVDDRESEPNYHFIPRTMDIYQAESLLLKMYKKHQGIAALLITEDGKPNQKLLGMVTPSDLLHVP